The following are from one region of the Segatella oris genome:
- the gltX gene encoding glutamate--tRNA ligase: MSERKVRVRFAPSPTGPLHIGGVRTALYNYLFARQHGGELVFRIEDTDSHRFVPGAEEYIIESFRWLGIKFDEGVSFGGSHGPYRQSERREIYKKYVGQLLDAGKAYIAFDTPEELEAKRNEIKNFQYDAHTRLQMRNSLTLSKAEVDQLIADGTQYTVRFKIEPGVEVHVNDMIRGEVIVKSDILDDKVLYKSADELPTYHLANIVDDHLMEITHVIRGEEWLPSAPLHVLLYQAFGWTDTMPKFAHLPLLLKPEGKGKLSKRDGDRLGFPVFPLEWHDPKTGEISSGYRESGYFPEAVVNFLALLGWNPGTDQELFTLEELVKAFDISKCSLHGAKFDFQKGIWFNHEYILKKSDDEIAALFAPIVANNGVDEPMERITQVVHMMKDRVNFVKELWELCAFFFIAPSEYDEKTVKKRWKEYSAQQMTELADVLEGIEDFTVEGQEHVVMNWVEQKGYKLGDVMNAFRLTLVGIGKGPGMFDISAFLGKEETLKRMRKAIEVLK, encoded by the coding sequence ATGTCAGAAAGAAAAGTAAGAGTGCGCTTTGCACCCAGTCCTACAGGTCCCTTGCATATCGGCGGTGTACGAACTGCCCTGTATAATTACCTTTTTGCACGCCAGCATGGAGGCGAATTGGTATTCAGAATAGAAGATACCGACTCTCATCGCTTTGTTCCCGGTGCCGAAGAATATATCATAGAGTCATTCCGTTGGCTTGGAATAAAGTTTGATGAAGGTGTCAGTTTCGGTGGAAGTCATGGCCCTTACCGTCAGAGTGAACGTCGTGAAATCTACAAAAAGTATGTAGGACAGCTTCTTGATGCAGGCAAAGCTTACATTGCTTTCGATACTCCCGAGGAATTGGAAGCCAAGCGTAACGAAATCAAGAACTTCCAATATGATGCTCATACGCGTCTTCAAATGCGTAATTCACTGACCCTTTCCAAGGCAGAAGTGGATCAGTTGATTGCTGACGGCACACAATATACCGTGCGTTTCAAGATTGAACCGGGCGTAGAAGTGCATGTCAACGACATGATTCGCGGTGAGGTTATCGTCAAGAGTGACATTCTCGACGACAAAGTTCTCTACAAGAGTGCCGATGAATTGCCTACCTATCACTTGGCAAACATCGTAGATGACCACCTCATGGAAATCACTCACGTCATCAGAGGCGAGGAATGGCTGCCCAGTGCACCCCTTCATGTGTTGCTGTATCAGGCATTCGGCTGGACGGATACTATGCCAAAGTTTGCCCATCTGCCCCTGTTGCTCAAACCGGAAGGCAAAGGAAAGCTGAGCAAACGCGACGGAGACCGACTCGGTTTCCCTGTTTTCCCATTGGAATGGCATGATCCAAAGACCGGAGAAATATCGTCGGGATACCGTGAAAGCGGTTATTTCCCCGAGGCAGTAGTCAATTTCTTGGCCCTATTGGGCTGGAACCCAGGCACTGACCAAGAACTTTTCACCCTCGAAGAACTCGTGAAAGCCTTCGACATCAGCAAGTGTTCACTTCACGGAGCGAAGTTCGACTTTCAGAAAGGAATATGGTTCAACCACGAATATATCCTCAAGAAGAGCGATGACGAGATTGCAGCGCTCTTCGCACCTATCGTGGCCAACAACGGCGTTGACGAGCCCATGGAGCGTATCACGCAGGTAGTTCATATGATGAAAGACCGCGTCAACTTCGTGAAAGAACTCTGGGAACTTTGCGCTTTCTTCTTCATTGCACCGTCAGAATATGACGAAAAGACTGTGAAGAAACGCTGGAAGGAATATTCTGCACAGCAGATGACTGAATTGGCAGACGTGCTTGAAGGCATCGAAGACTTCACTGTAGAAGGTCAAGAGCATGTAGTGATGAACTGGGTAGAACAGAAAGGCTATAAACTCGGTGATGTAATGAACGCATTCCGATTGACTTTGGTGGGCATAGGCAAAGGACCGGGCATGTTTGACATCTCTGCTTTCTTAGGCAAGGAAGAGACTTTGAAGCGCATGCGCAAAGCCATTGAAGTGTTGAAATAA
- a CDS encoding HD family phosphohydrolase, producing MAFFERYKSIYWRNVAIRFTLILVTVALIVFFMPRNRGVQLRYDIGKPWMYGSFIAKFDFPVYKTDEAVKAEQDSALKSFQPYYNYDAKLEKSEIKQFYHDFSVGIEGMPSGSVHRIAERLHQLYRTGIMSTPEYNDLMADSSNMIRVVSGKEAKSTKVNMLYSTMSAYETILLDPALVPYRSILQRCNLTDYIAPNLSYDKKRCDAEKSDLLGSIPLASGMVMSGQKVIDRGEIVNDYTYRVLSSFEREMQRRNATEAEITNTLIGQILFVTILVTLFTIYLALFRDDYFLKPRSILMLYAMVFIFPILVSLMMSHSIFSVYVLPFTLVPIFVRVFMDSRTAFITHAVMILICAATVRYQYEFIIIQLVSGLIAIYSLRELSSRAQVFKTSLLVTVGSILVYISLQLLQSNDLLKLDRDMYVYFLVNGVLLLLSYPLMYLIEKAFGFVSNVTLIELSNTNRGLLRDLSEIAPGTFQHSITVGNLASEIANRIGANSLLVRTGALYHDIGKMTNPVFFTENQAGVNPHDHMSYEDSAKIIISHVTEGVKMAEKYNLPTIIKDFILTHHGRGVTKYFYIKYKNEHPDEDIDMEKFTYPGPNPFTREQAILMMADTVEAASRSLNEYTEESISQLVNKLIDGQVADGFFTECPITFRDISLAKQLIIARLMAIYHTRIQYPELKGASKS from the coding sequence ATGGCATTCTTTGAGAGATACAAAAGTATCTACTGGCGTAACGTGGCTATACGCTTTACATTAATCTTGGTCACGGTGGCTCTTATCGTGTTTTTCATGCCGCGAAACAGGGGTGTGCAGCTACGTTATGACATTGGAAAACCATGGATGTATGGCTCGTTTATTGCTAAGTTTGACTTCCCTGTCTATAAGACGGATGAAGCTGTGAAGGCTGAACAAGACTCGGCACTCAAGTCGTTTCAGCCTTATTATAACTATGATGCCAAGCTCGAAAAGAGCGAAATCAAGCAGTTTTATCATGATTTCAGTGTCGGCATTGAAGGCATGCCGTCGGGCAGTGTGCACCGGATTGCCGAGCGTTTGCATCAGCTTTATCGCACGGGTATCATGTCTACGCCCGAATATAACGATTTGATGGCCGACTCAAGCAATATGATTCGCGTGGTGAGTGGCAAGGAAGCAAAGAGCACGAAAGTCAACATGCTCTATTCAACGATGTCGGCCTATGAGACAATTCTCCTTGATCCGGCACTCGTCCCCTATCGTTCCATTCTGCAACGCTGCAATCTGACAGACTATATTGCACCTAACCTCAGCTACGACAAGAAGCGTTGTGATGCCGAAAAATCCGATCTCTTAGGAAGTATCCCGCTTGCCAGTGGCATGGTGATGAGCGGTCAGAAGGTGATTGACCGTGGCGAAATCGTCAATGATTATACTTATCGTGTGCTGAGTTCCTTTGAGCGTGAGATGCAAAGACGTAATGCAACAGAGGCTGAAATCACGAATACACTCATCGGACAGATACTCTTTGTAACCATTCTCGTGACGCTGTTCACGATTTATCTGGCACTTTTCCGCGATGACTATTTCCTCAAACCGCGCAGCATCCTGATGCTCTATGCCATGGTGTTCATCTTCCCAATATTGGTTTCTCTCATGATGAGCCACAGCATTTTCAGTGTCTATGTGCTCCCGTTCACGCTGGTTCCTATCTTCGTGCGTGTGTTTATGGATTCCCGCACGGCCTTTATCACCCATGCAGTGATGATACTTATCTGTGCTGCAACAGTCAGATATCAGTATGAATTCATCATCATTCAGCTCGTTTCCGGCTTGATTGCTATCTACTCTCTGCGCGAACTCTCCAGTCGTGCACAGGTATTCAAGACGAGTCTGTTGGTCACTGTGGGCAGCATTCTTGTCTATATCTCGCTCCAACTGCTTCAAAGCAATGACCTTCTGAAATTGGATCGCGACATGTATGTGTACTTCCTGGTCAATGGTGTGTTGCTGTTGTTGTCTTATCCGCTGATGTATCTCATCGAAAAGGCCTTTGGTTTCGTCTCCAATGTGACGCTCATCGAACTGTCAAATACCAACAGAGGTCTGCTGCGCGACTTGAGTGAGATTGCTCCGGGCACCTTCCAACACTCTATCACCGTTGGAAACTTAGCTTCAGAGATAGCCAACCGCATCGGTGCCAACAGCTTGTTGGTGCGTACGGGCGCCCTTTATCACGACATAGGTAAGATGACCAACCCTGTATTCTTCACCGAAAATCAAGCCGGAGTGAACCCTCATGACCACATGAGTTATGAGGATAGTGCGAAGATTATCATCAGTCATGTGACTGAAGGCGTGAAAATGGCAGAGAAATACAACCTGCCAACCATCATCAAGGACTTCATTCTGACGCATCACGGGCGTGGAGTCACCAAATATTTCTATATCAAATATAAGAACGAACACCCCGATGAGGATATTGACATGGAGAAGTTCACCTATCCCGGGCCTAATCCTTTCACGCGCGAACAGGCCATTCTGATGATGGCCGACACGGTTGAAGCGGCCTCTCGCTCACTGAATGAATATACCGAGGAGAGCATCAGCCAGCTTGTCAATAAGCTCATCGACGGGCAGGTGGCCGATGGTTTCTTCACCGAATGTCCTATCACGTTCCGCGATATCTCTTTGGCCAAGCAGCTTATCATTGCCCGCCTGATGGCCATTTATCACACACGAATTCAATATCCCGAGCTGAAAGGTGCTTCAAAGTCTTGA
- a CDS encoding nitroreductase family protein, which produces MIENEVIKAIRERRSIRRFTNEQITDEELQTILEAGTWAATGKGLQDPWIVAVQNEHQCRQLREMNAAIMGVTSDPYYGAPTLIFVFASQDWFNNTRDGSLVLGNMMLAAHAIGLGSCWINREEQMFATAEGRQLMHEWGLPEGLMGIGALSVGYPASCPKTVKARKKDYYRVIK; this is translated from the coding sequence ATGATAGAAAACGAAGTTATCAAAGCTATTCGCGAGCGCAGAAGCATCCGCCGCTTCACAAATGAACAGATTACCGACGAAGAACTGCAGACCATTCTCGAAGCAGGAACGTGGGCAGCAACAGGAAAAGGGCTGCAAGATCCATGGATTGTAGCCGTGCAGAACGAGCATCAATGCCGGCAACTGCGCGAAATGAATGCAGCAATAATGGGCGTAACGTCCGACCCCTACTATGGTGCGCCCACCCTTATCTTTGTCTTTGCCTCACAGGATTGGTTCAACAACACGCGCGACGGCAGCTTAGTGCTCGGCAACATGATGCTTGCAGCCCATGCCATTGGCCTTGGCAGCTGCTGGATTAACCGTGAGGAACAGATGTTTGCAACCGCTGAAGGCAGGCAACTCATGCACGAATGGGGACTCCCCGAGGGGCTGATGGGCATCGGTGCACTGTCTGTAGGCTATCCTGCTTCATGTCCGAAAACCGTGAAAGCAAGGAAGAAAGACTATTATCGCGTGATTAAATAA
- a CDS encoding 3-deoxy-D-manno-octulosonic acid transferase has protein sequence MYNIVIYLYLIGVAIASLFNKKVKKMWAGERQAVKVLKEKVDPEARYIWFHAASLGEFEQGRPLIEHLRETHPEYKILLTFFSPSGYEVRKNYEGADIICYLPLDTIRNARRFLRAVKPVMAFFIKYEFWYNYLHILQHRGVPTYSVSSIFRPDQIFFQWYGRQYGRVLKCFTHFFVQNMESKALLAKLGITDVDVVGDTRFDRVLQIKEASKQLPIVEQFTAHAQKVFVAGSSWLPDEEIFIKYFDIHKDWKLIIAPHVISDEHLSQIFELLKGRRVVRYTEATEDNVKDAEVLIIDCFGLLSSIYHYGTVSYVGGGFGVGIHNVLEAAVWDIPVVFGPNNKHFQEAQGLMLVQGGFEINDYQSFRDLMMRFETDASFLQNAGENAGAFVKSRAGATAKVMENVSL, from the coding sequence GTGTACAATATCGTAATCTATCTATACTTGATTGGAGTGGCCATTGCAAGCCTCTTCAACAAGAAAGTCAAGAAGATGTGGGCCGGAGAACGGCAGGCTGTCAAGGTCTTGAAAGAGAAAGTAGACCCTGAAGCCCGCTATATCTGGTTTCATGCCGCCTCTTTAGGTGAGTTTGAACAAGGTCGTCCGCTGATTGAACACTTGCGGGAAACACATCCGGAGTATAAGATACTGCTCACTTTCTTTTCGCCTTCGGGCTATGAGGTGCGTAAAAACTACGAGGGAGCTGACATCATTTGTTATCTTCCTTTAGACACTATACGCAATGCACGCCGTTTCCTTCGCGCGGTAAAACCCGTGATGGCTTTCTTCATCAAATATGAATTCTGGTACAACTACCTCCATATTCTGCAGCATCGTGGTGTTCCCACCTACAGCGTAAGCAGCATTTTCCGTCCCGATCAGATATTTTTCCAATGGTATGGCAGGCAGTATGGACGCGTATTGAAATGCTTCACACATTTCTTTGTGCAGAACATGGAGAGCAAAGCACTGTTGGCTAAGTTGGGAATTACCGATGTTGATGTTGTCGGAGACACGCGTTTCGACCGCGTTCTTCAAATCAAGGAGGCCAGCAAACAGCTGCCGATAGTAGAACAGTTCACAGCCCATGCACAGAAAGTCTTTGTGGCAGGTTCGTCATGGTTACCCGATGAAGAGATTTTCATTAAATACTTTGACATTCATAAGGATTGGAAACTCATCATTGCCCCACACGTTATCAGCGATGAACACCTTTCACAAATCTTCGAATTATTGAAAGGGAGGCGTGTCGTTCGCTACACTGAGGCCACAGAAGATAATGTGAAAGATGCTGAAGTACTGATTATCGACTGCTTCGGACTGCTCTCTTCAATCTATCATTACGGTACAGTTTCCTATGTGGGTGGCGGCTTCGGTGTCGGCATTCATAATGTGTTGGAGGCTGCCGTATGGGATATTCCTGTCGTTTTCGGGCCAAACAACAAGCATTTCCAAGAGGCTCAAGGCCTGATGTTGGTTCAGGGAGGCTTTGAAATCAACGATTATCAGAGTTTCCGTGACCTCATGATGCGCTTTGAAACCGATGCCTCTTTCCTGCAGAATGCGGGAGAAAATGCAGGAGCTTTCGTGAAAAGCAGAGCCGGAGCAACGGCAAAGGTCATGGAAAACGTGTCACTTTAA